CCTGACCGATATCAACCCCTTCATAAATAGACTGAGCAGGGAGGGTGCGAGCGGAACGAACCTCGATGAGTACTTCCCCGTTCTCGTCGATATCTTCAGGTCAGGCAGGAGTCTCTATGCCCTTCCCAAAGACACCAGCCCGATAGGCATCTTCTACAACAAGAACGTTTTCGACCAGTTCGGAGTCCCTTATCCGCCGGAAGGTGGCTGGACGATGGAGGAGTTCGCCGAAACGGTCAAGAAGCTTAGCAAGGATACCGACGGCGATGGAAAGAATGATGTCTGGGGCTTCGCCTTCCCATCTTGGGTAGGCGTGGTAGTGCCGATCCTCTGGGCAGGCGGTGGAGAGGTCTTCAGCCCTGATTTCACAAAGACTTCGGGATATCTCAACAGTGACGTGAACGTCGGTACCTATAGTTTCTACATGGATCTCCTCGCCAAGGGCTATGCGCCTACACCACAGGAAGCCAGCTCTTTGGGCGGAACCTCTGCACTCTTCTATACCGGCAAGGTTGCCATGGTGATCACCGGACGCTGGTTCAACGTCTCTATAAAATCCCAGATCGCGAAAGGTGCCAATCTCAAGGTTGGAGGCGCTTCGATACCGTACGCCAGCGAGCAAAGCAAAGCAACAGTCACTTACGCTTCTGGCTGGGCCGTGCCATCGAACGTAGCCGACAAGGCTGGTGCTACCAAGCTGGCCGCCTTCCTGTCGAGCGAATATGCACAGACCAAGAGATGCCTCGAAGGAGGACTAGCGATCTCGGCCATCAGGAGCATCGCTGAACTACAGGCCGCCAAGGACGCGCTGGATTCTACCTTTATAGGCATGCTCGATTACGCCCGGGTACCGGTAGGCTCGTTGACGAAGTACTACAGACCCCAGTTCGAAGATACGTGGGCCGAGGCCTTCGACAGGATGAACGTCGGAGGTGAGACCGTAAAACAGGCTATGGACTGGGCCGCCGCAACGATCGACGAATACATTGAAAAAGGTGAAAAGTAACAGGTTTTCCTGAGGAGCGGCTATCGCGCCGCTCCTTTCCTTATTCGGGAGGGATGGCTTTGAAGCACAATAAGCTTCTGATAGGTCTTTTTATATTCGTAGCGCTTCTGATGTTGTCGGGGTTCGCTATCCTCAATATATACGCGGCGGACGGTTATTCAAAATACGCTAGAGAAAACGAGGCCTCTCTACTCAAGAGCATAAAGCTCAACTACTTGAATCTTGCGGCTGATATAGACAACGCGTTGTACCCGCTTGTCGATGATCCACAAGCTGCCGGTAGTGTGGTTGAAAACCTATCCGACGATATAGTCTTCGCGGCTCTGTACGATTACGATGGCAAGTTGCTTGAAGACTTCGGCTACTCCGTTCCCGACGATCTGCCATCTTCGATTTTCTTCGAGAATCTGACTTTCTCCAGCGGACTACCGAGGGCTGAAATTTCCAGATTCAATGATAAACTGTACATCCAGGCCGGAATTCTGACACTCGACGACACTGTGTTCGTTGTCCTTCTGAACAGATTCGGCGACTTGCTCGAGAATACTCTCGAAATTTACGATAGAGAGCTTCTGGTCTATTACGGAGATGAAAACAGTTTCAAGACGCCGGCCGGTGCGCCCGAAATCGACAAAGCCACGCTCGGCGATCTCTTCAGAAGAACTATGAACAGCCAACGACCGGAATCGGCGGAGATATATTCAAGTAACGGTGAGCTGATAATTAACGCCCTTGCGATCTACGATTCCGATAACTGGGATGTCATATCCTTCTTCTCGACGGTGACCTCGCCAGCCTTATGGAAGAGAAGTATCGATTCTTTGGCCGTCTTCATATGGGTTTCCGGGATAGCCTCGCTGATTTTTGCGCTTTTCTTTCTTTATATTTACTTCAAGAAAGTTCAAAAGGATCCGAAGATGAAGAAATCCGCGCGCTTCCTTTACGGCCTGACGGCCTTTCTTCCCGCTATTGTCCTCGTCGCGATATTCAGTTACTCCATCTATGGAGAATCACTAATAGGTATCAGCGAAACGGTCGCCCTGAAGAACTCCAGGGGATGGTTCGGCGACGTAGAACGCTTTCTAGAGGTGAAAAGCCCGGAGTCTCCGTCCGAATTTATAGATAGATCCAGAGAGACGACCGGTGCGAATTTTGTGATGCGTCAAGGAGGTTCCCTCCTGGCCTCCAACCTCACCCAAAAGAGGCTTTCAAATCTCGAGACTATCTCCTCAACCGCAATCGAAGGTGGAATTGTGAAGGGAACGGCGAAACTTAACGACGTTCTTCACACTTACATGACCAGAGAGATCTCTGGAATCGAAGCCACCGTTCTGTACGAGGAGACGTCCAGAGAGAACACCGTGCTTTCGATACAGTTCTTCGCGATCGGTATGATTCTGACTTTGCTGGTGATTGCTGTCGTGAGCGGCTTCATAATAAACAACATCCAATCAAGCATACTTATAAAGCGAACCTTCATAGGCTACGGCTTTCTGATGCCGGCGCTGGTCCATCTTATCTGGTGGGCAGTAGGTCCTATGGGATTCGCCCTCTTTCTGGCCTTCAGGAGATGGAGCATAGTGGACGCCGCCAAACCATTTGTGGGGCTGGAAAACTTCATAGAGATCTTTGGCGATTTCAAGTTCTGGAACGCTTTAAAAAACACGGCCGTTTATTCAATCTACGTTCCGATAGGCATGTTCATTTCGCTTCTTCTGGCCATCGCAGTCAACAAACTGGGTAAGCTATCCATAGTTCTGAGAGTCCTTTACTATCTCCCGGTCGTCACGGCCGGCGTCGCGACGACCATAGTCTGGCGTTGGATCTTCAACCGTGACTTCGGAGTTCTCAATTTCATTCTCGGACTGGTTGGAATCAAGCCGATAGCTTGGCTTGAATCACCGCAGTTTGCACTGATCTCGATGATGATAATCGGTATATGGTCGGCCATAGGGAGCCAGTTGCTGATCTTTCTGGCCGGTCTACAGGGTATCCCCAAGGATTTTTACGACGCCGCCAGCGTCGATGGAGCTAGCAAATCGAAGATCTTCTTGAAGATAACCCTCCCGTTGTTGAAGCCAACGAGCCTCTTCGTACTGGTGACCAGTGTGATAGGATCCTTCCAGGTTTTCACACCGATATACGTTCTCACCCAGGGAGGTCCCCTGAGATCGACAGACGTCGTTTTTTACCACATCTGGCAGTCGGCATGGGTGGATATGAGAATGGGGTACGCCGCCGCCCAGTCATGGATACTCTTCCTTTTGCTGGCCGTTCTGACATTCGTCGAATTCAAGCTCTTCGGTAAAGAGAGCTGGCAGGCGTACTTCTAAGAAGGGAAGTGAGATTATGAGGGACAACAAAATCATGACGATTATAACCAGAATAGTTATTTTGGCCCTTCTGATTCTTCTGGGTTTATCGACTCTTTTGCCGTACATACTGATGATCTCCTTCTCTTTCATGGCAGAGTTCGAAATGTACAGACTTCCGCCCAAGTTGATCCCCGATGTCCTCCGCCTGGAGAATTACGTGGAGATGTGGAAGTC
This portion of the Mesotoga infera genome encodes:
- a CDS encoding ABC transporter substrate-binding protein; protein product: MDRARYSRFFIVVILLILSSFAIGATKLRVTTWAGAEEAALDEAIIAEFMRLNPEYEVVYEPVPGDYYQKILTDIGAGTPPDVILLDAEMIPAFVEGKYLTDINPFINRLSREGASGTNLDEYFPVLVDIFRSGRSLYALPKDTSPIGIFYNKNVFDQFGVPYPPEGGWTMEEFAETVKKLSKDTDGDGKNDVWGFAFPSWVGVVVPILWAGGGEVFSPDFTKTSGYLNSDVNVGTYSFYMDLLAKGYAPTPQEASSLGGTSALFYTGKVAMVITGRWFNVSIKSQIAKGANLKVGGASIPYASEQSKATVTYASGWAVPSNVADKAGATKLAAFLSSEYAQTKRCLEGGLAISAIRSIAELQAAKDALDSTFIGMLDYARVPVGSLTKYYRPQFEDTWAEAFDRMNVGGETVKQAMDWAAATIDEYIEKGEK
- a CDS encoding carbohydrate ABC transporter permease, whose amino-acid sequence is MKHNKLLIGLFIFVALLMLSGFAILNIYAADGYSKYARENEASLLKSIKLNYLNLAADIDNALYPLVDDPQAAGSVVENLSDDIVFAALYDYDGKLLEDFGYSVPDDLPSSIFFENLTFSSGLPRAEISRFNDKLYIQAGILTLDDTVFVVLLNRFGDLLENTLEIYDRELLVYYGDENSFKTPAGAPEIDKATLGDLFRRTMNSQRPESAEIYSSNGELIINALAIYDSDNWDVISFFSTVTSPALWKRSIDSLAVFIWVSGIASLIFALFFLYIYFKKVQKDPKMKKSARFLYGLTAFLPAIVLVAIFSYSIYGESLIGISETVALKNSRGWFGDVERFLEVKSPESPSEFIDRSRETTGANFVMRQGGSLLASNLTQKRLSNLETISSTAIEGGIVKGTAKLNDVLHTYMTREISGIEATVLYEETSRENTVLSIQFFAIGMILTLLVIAVVSGFIINNIQSSILIKRTFIGYGFLMPALVHLIWWAVGPMGFALFLAFRRWSIVDAAKPFVGLENFIEIFGDFKFWNALKNTAVYSIYVPIGMFISLLLAIAVNKLGKLSIVLRVLYYLPVVTAGVATTIVWRWIFNRDFGVLNFILGLVGIKPIAWLESPQFALISMMIIGIWSAIGSQLLIFLAGLQGIPKDFYDAASVDGASKSKIFLKITLPLLKPTSLFVLVTSVIGSFQVFTPIYVLTQGGPLRSTDVVFYHIWQSAWVDMRMGYAAAQSWILFLLLAVLTFVEFKLFGKESWQAYF